The DNA sequence CTTTAGGCTGTTCTTTTTTCTTAATTCCGATTAATCCTTTTATTCTGTTTTTATAATATTGAGAATGGGAGATATATTCTTTTTTGTCAATATGAGGTATCCATGCTTTCTGAAAAGCATTAGAAATCTTACTGTCATATCCCATAGAACTAAAATCAAGATCATCACGGAGTTTATTGGATGCCATAACATATAAGCCATCAAATCCGTTTTCTTTTGCAAGTTCTCTGAATTTGGAAATATAATGAGGATCTCCGTCATTCAAATGGTTGGGATCATAGATAATGAGAAGAGGTTTGTTGTCTACTTTTATATACCTTTCGTCCTTGAAGAAAGGAAGAAGATATTCGAAATGAGCAATTAAGTCCTGTTCATTAGGATAAACCTGCTGAGCCAGAATTTTTTCTGATAATCCGTGCCATATGCCCGACCATGTTTCATTGGCCCAGCAGAAGCAAAATGGGAAATCTGGTTTTCCTGATTTTAGAACATCATTGGCAACACGTTCCAACAACTGTTTGCCATTACCAAACCAGTAATGATAATAGATAAATCCGTGTACTCCATAATCTTTCGCCATCTGAGCCTGCTGTTCTCTTACTTCAGGAACGCGCAGGTCATAATATCCCAGCTCTCCTGGGTGTATAGGCTGTTCGTGTCCTTCAAACAAAGGTTGGGCTTTTCCTACATTCGTCCATTCTGTAAAACCTTTTCCCCACCATTCGTCATTTTCGGGGACAGGGTGGTATTGAGGGAGGTAGAACGCAAGGGGTTTTATTTTTTTCATAATTGATTAAGAATAATGTTACCAACTTTTATAATAAACTTTTTGAAGATAATGTAGTGTGTTAAAAGTGAACTTTCCTACATTTCTTAAAATTAATTTCTCGGTAAGTGTTTTATTATCAAGTTCTCTAAGGTATTTTTTATGACCTTCAGTCAATCTGTTTTCTTTATATGCCTCATGAATAAGTTTTAGTATTTTCTTTTTCATTTCAGGCTGTTCTTTGTGTTTCAGATAAATATCAAAAAAAGATACATCTAAAAAGTTTTTCTTTTTATGAGAGTTTGTAGCATGCATTCTATAGCTGCAGGATTTGTAGTCATCATAGATGAAATCATATTTTTGGCTTAATCTCAGCCACATATCGTAATCTTCAAAAGTTAAAGCTTCATCCCAGCCTCCAATCTCCTTTAATATAGAAGATTTGGTTACACATGACATTGCAGGAAGAAAATTATCTTCGAGTAATGTTTTGTAAAAGTTCCCGGATTCAATAGTCAGATATCTGTGAAAATAAGGAATGAAAGTATTTTGAAAACGTATCGAATTATCATCTATTATGTGAGCATTTGAAAATACCAAAGCTTCGTTAGGAGATGAATTTTCAAGAATCGTTACATGTCTTTCTATTTTATCAGGCTCCATAAGATCATCAAGGGCTATGGTAATAATATACTTACCCTTTGATATATTCAATAGTTCGTTTAATGATTTACAGATTCCTTTATTTTGAGAATGAGGAATAAACCGGATATCCAATTGAGGATTGTTTTTAATCCAGTTATTGATGACTTCAACAGAATTGTCTTTAGAGCAGTCATCACAAATCAGAATCTCAATATTACTGTATTTCTGAGATTTGAAACTTTCTAAAGATTCTGTTACAAACCGTTCCTGGTTGTAACTAAGGCATAAAATTGAAACCAGAGGCAATTCTGTCATGATATTTACTTTATTGAATTCAAGTTTTTTGATCAAAAAAACTTTAAAATCTATTTACAATTTCTATTACTTTTTCAACTTCTTCCTCTGTCATTACAGGGGAGATTGGTAAACTTAATACTTCTTCATGGATTTTTTCACTGATGGGGAAAGACTGATTATTCCATTCTTTATAGGCATCCTGCTTATGAGGCGGGATCGGATAATGTATCAATGTTTGAATGCCACTTTCAGTTAAATACTTTTGAAGCTCATCACGGTTTTCTGTTCTGATGACAAATAAATGCCAAACATGCTCATTTACATCTGCTGGGTTTTCCGGAAGAGTTATTTTGGGATTTGATATTTCTGCAATATACCTTTTCGCAATATTTTTTCTTACCGTATTTTCCTCATCAATATATTTTAACTTAACGTCCAGAACTGCAGCCTGAATTTCATCCAATCTTGAATTTAATCCCTGATAAATATTGACATATTTCTGATTAGATCCATAGTTGGCCAATGCTCTGATAACTTTTGCTAAATCATCATCATTGGTTGTAATAGCTCCTGCATCCCCTATAGCTCCCAGATTCTTTCCAGGATAAAAGCTAAAACCTGCTGCATCTCCTAAATTACCTGTTTTCTGTCCATTCCATATTGCACCGATAGCCTGAGCATTATCTTCTATTAATTTTAACTGATGCTTTTCTACTAGATCTTTAAGTTGATTTGAGAAAACAGTTCGTCCGTATAGATGAACAATCAGGATTCCTTTTGTTTTTGAAGTGATTTTTTCTTCAATTTTTGTGATGTCAATATTATAATTATTAATATCAGGCTCTACAAGAACAGGAACCAGGCCATTGTCTGAAATAGCAAGAATGGAGGCAATGTAAGTATTGGACGGTACAAGGATTTCATCCCCACGATCCATAATTCCCATTTCAATATATCCACGCAGTATAAGGCGTAAAGCATCTAACCCATTGGCTACACCAATAGCATGTTTAGCTCCTATGTATTGAGAAAGATTACTTTCAAAAGATGAAAGCTCCTGCCCCATAAGAAACCATCCGGAACGGAATACCTGAGAAAGTTTTGTTTCTATTTCTTCCTGATGCTTTAAATTGATTTTTTGTAAGTCTAAAAATTTAATCATCTTTTTAATTATCTTTATTTGTGTTGATATTCAGTGTTTTGTATATTCTTTGTGATAACACATTTTTATATTGTTCTGTACCAAACAGTGTTAAATGATTGGTATCATATATATACGGATAGTTTTCTGGAGATACTTTGTCAATTCTTACATTGAGCAAGTCGATATATTGATCACCCAGATAGTTTTTTAAAAAAGCATTGAATTTTTCAGTCTCTTTGATTTTCTTCTCCTCTGCATACATATTTGCATTATACTTTTTCTTGATGTAATAGTATGTCGGGAAATCTATCACGTAGAAATCAGTCATGCCTATGTAAAGAGTAGGCACTTTATATTTTGAAAAATATTGTCCGGTTATTTTGAGATTATTTTTTATCTCTTTTTCAGGATATCCCGAATAATTAGCATTAATAATGATAAGGTCTATATTTTTATAGTATTTGGGAAAATATTCCGTGAATATATAATTGAAATATTGCACAGGATTAGGATAAATACCTTTGGAATTTTCCATAGGGTAGGTAGCGTCTGCAGTGATCTGGATAAGA is a window from the Chryseobacterium indologenes genome containing:
- a CDS encoding glycosyltransferase WbsX family protein — encoded protein: MKKIKPLAFYLPQYHPVPENDEWWGKGFTEWTNVGKAQPLFEGHEQPIHPGELGYYDLRVPEVREQQAQMAKDYGVHGFIYYHYWFGNGKQLLERVANDVLKSGKPDFPFCFCWANETWSGIWHGLSEKILAQQVYPNEQDLIAHFEYLLPFFKDERYIKVDNKPLLIIYDPNHLNDGDPHYISKFRELAKENGFDGLYVMASNKLRDDLDFSSMGYDSKISNAFQKAWIPHIDKKEYISHSQYYKNRIKGLIGIKKKEQPKVRIQDAQAVVNDLKFEESNVPTYPCILPNWDNTPRSGYRGIILANNSPEIFEQQVEKAAKYLEEKKDYPEQFLIVKSWNEWAEGNILEPDRKYGFGYLNALKKILNKHSRNE
- a CDS encoding glycosyltransferase, coding for MTELPLVSILCLSYNQERFVTESLESFKSQKYSNIEILICDDCSKDNSVEVINNWIKNNPQLDIRFIPHSQNKGICKSLNELLNISKGKYIITIALDDLMEPDKIERHVTILENSSPNEALVFSNAHIIDDNSIRFQNTFIPYFHRYLTIESGNFYKTLLEDNFLPAMSCVTKSSILKEIGGWDEALTFEDYDMWLRLSQKYDFIYDDYKSCSYRMHATNSHKKKNFLDVSFFDIYLKHKEQPEMKKKILKLIHEAYKENRLTEGHKKYLRELDNKTLTEKLILRNVGKFTFNTLHYLQKVYYKSW
- a CDS encoding DegT/DnrJ/EryC1/StrS family aminotransferase yields the protein MIKFLDLQKINLKHQEEIETKLSQVFRSGWFLMGQELSSFESNLSQYIGAKHAIGVANGLDALRLILRGYIEMGIMDRGDEILVPSNTYIASILAISDNGLVPVLVEPDINNYNIDITKIEEKITSKTKGILIVHLYGRTVFSNQLKDLVEKHQLKLIEDNAQAIGAIWNGQKTGNLGDAAGFSFYPGKNLGAIGDAGAITTNDDDLAKVIRALANYGSNQKYVNIYQGLNSRLDEIQAAVLDVKLKYIDEENTVRKNIAKRYIAEISNPKITLPENPADVNEHVWHLFVIRTENRDELQKYLTESGIQTLIHYPIPPHKQDAYKEWNNQSFPISEKIHEEVLSLPISPVMTEEEVEKVIEIVNRF